The following nucleotide sequence is from Aneurinibacillus soli.
GATTCGGTCGGCAATTGGTTAAATGATGCCAGCAAATCACATCCTGAATGGGTCAGCGTTCTTTGTGACGAATGGCTAAGAACTTCTGATATAAAGGAAACAAAGCGGATTGTGACCAGAGCCAGAAGAACGATCACGAAAAACATGTAAGGCTTTTTCGAATACCTTTATGTTACAAAAGAGGAAAAAGCATTGCAAAGTAGATGTATGAAAAATATAGAAAATAGAAGGATGGTTAGGTGAGATCGTGAAGGTAATAACAAAATGGTATCAAAATCTACAAGAAAAGAGTGAGCGTAGACGCGATACTTTAGGTCAGTTACTGCATACTTGTATTTTCTTTCCTTTATTGATGACAGCAATGATGTATCTTATGAATAACTACGGGTGGAAAAGTGCGATTCCACTTCTTATTATTACGATTATCTTCGGACATAAAACAGAGGATGCCGTTTTTCGTGTGCTTGGTCCATTTGGTTTGAAGATTATAAAGCAGCCGTATCACTTCCTGATTTCTCTACTTGTTGTGTTTAGCTATATGTATTTTGTATTAGACATGTATCACTAACATTAAAAATAGCCATCCCCCTCAAGACGAAAAGGATGGAAAATTCGTTCGTCTTTTCCATCCTTTCCCCCGTTCTCATATTTTCTCTCTTCTCTCCCTTTACTCCAACTCCCCACTTTCAAACAACTGGTTATACTCACTTCGGCTCAAGAACACATCTCGTGGCTTGCTGCTTCCGGTATAGCCAGAAATAAACCCTTTCTCCTCCATCATATCGATCAGGCGTGCCGCCCGGTTATACCCAATCTGGAAGTTGCGCTGCAATAGGGAAGCTGATGCCTGTCCATTCTCCACACAGAACCTCACCACTTCCGCAAACAACTCATCCAGATTCTCATTCATCACCGCATGGTTCAAATCTTCTTTCTCAAACAAATACTGCGGTTCACCCTGGCTGCGTACGTATTCAGTGACCATTTCAATTTCTTCATCCGATACATATGGTCCCTGTAGACGCTGTGGTTTTGAACTACCACTTGAATATAACATATCGCCGCGACCTAGCAGACGCTCGGCTCCCCCCATATCAAGAATCGTACGCGAATCAGTCTGCGACGATACCGAGAATGCTACGCGAGTTGGAATATTCGCTTTGATTAGCCCGGTAATAACATCGACGGACGGTCGCTGCGTTGCAACGAGCAGGTGAATGCCGCAGGCGCGTGCTTTCTGAGCGATGCGGCAGATCGATTCTTCTACATCCCCTGGTGCCACCATCATCAGATCCGCCAACTCGTCAATAATAATGACAATACTCGGCAGCACAAGATCCGGCTGGTCTGGATAGTTGCGGCGCATCAATTCATTGTAGCGCTTCATATCACGAGCACCCGCTTCTGCCAACTTTTCGTAACGGCTATCCATCTCCTGTACCGCCCACTTCAGCGCCGCAGTCGCCTGCTTCGGATCGGTTACAACCGGTGTAATCAGGTGCGGCAGACGGTTGTACGGTGCGAGCTCGACCATTTTCGGGTCAATGAGCAAAAGACGTACTTCCTGCGGTGTCGCCTTATACAACAGGCTGACAATAATGGAGTTGATACATACACTTTTACCGGAACCCGTAGCTCCTGCAATAAGACCGTGTGGCATTTTAGCAAGATCTACCACAACAGGTTCCCCACCGATGTCGACGCCAAGCGCCACCGTAAGCGGTGCTTCCGGCTCCTGGAACACCGGTGTCTCCAGAATGGAACGCAGGTAGACCGGCATACTATGCGCATTCGGTACTTCGATCCCGACTGCCGAACGGCCTGGAATTGGTGCTTCAATCCGAATATCACGGGCGGCTAAGCTCAGCTTAATATCGTCGATCAGATTGGTAATTTTGTTCACCTTTACACCCGGAGCAGGCTGAATCTCATAACGTGTCACGGTCGGTCCTTGCACAGCTCCAATTACTTCAGCGTTCACATTGAAATTAGCCAGTGTACGCGCCAACACATCCTGTTGATGATACACAAACGCCGTATCATGCGGCTCTGCGTCCGGAACCGCAGCTAGCAGTGCAAGTGACGGTTTATCATAGACAAGTGTCTCCTGATGTGCCGGATGCAGAGGTGATTCCAAA
It contains:
- a CDS encoding DNA translocase FtsK, with the protein product MKNWIERFKKWFQIDEEEVETEEFRRETDAPSSVPIANRNLTIRTATIYPKNKGGRYSSDSRREHPQIEEQGGTQQTRRNEAFRFPLIPDEPKQAESVQEKSARRPVSSSSTSRPSVEPQKQADTQTPNRSVVKREERRPFRPTEVISPVYGRRRPDQSEEETERWKPTALTPSLRHPMSFKETPLEPTSNRTPPAIEHPTEPEHKSASMPVQTGNVERELAPTTEIVAASVPEPEMPTVETKSKTPVAAAPDVRITYVAPPTPIEQASVSAEIVVQSLPITPEPEEEMSTILPAVPEISIVIPEKKEAPAIQPFVPERTVSSPQVLESPLHPAHQETLVYDKPSLALLAAVPDAEPHDTAFVYHQQDVLARTLANFNVNAEVIGAVQGPTVTRYEIQPAPGVKVNKITNLIDDIKLSLAARDIRIEAPIPGRSAVGIEVPNAHSMPVYLRSILETPVFQEPEAPLTVALGVDIGGEPVVVDLAKMPHGLIAGATGSGKSVCINSIIVSLLYKATPQEVRLLLIDPKMVELAPYNRLPHLITPVVTDPKQATAALKWAVQEMDSRYEKLAEAGARDMKRYNELMRRNYPDQPDLVLPSIVIIIDELADLMMVAPGDVEESICRIAQKARACGIHLLVATQRPSVDVITGLIKANIPTRVAFSVSSQTDSRTILDMGGAERLLGRGDMLYSSGSSKPQRLQGPYVSDEEIEMVTEYVRSQGEPQYLFEKEDLNHAVMNENLDELFAEVVRFCVENGQASASLLQRNFQIGYNRAARLIDMMEEKGFISGYTGSSKPRDVFLSRSEYNQLFESGELE